TGCTCGGGGGTGATGGCCGGACTGCTCGCGGGACGCGACTCGACGGCAGCACGGGCACATCCGGTGCCGGTCAGCGCAACAGCAACGAGCAGGGCATGGCGCATCGGGAATCCTCCGACGAGGGGGCAATCCAGCAAAGGTACGGCGGGGCGCGCCCCTCGACAACCATAAAGCATCGGTCGCGCGACCCCATCTGTAATAGGACGCGCGACCGAGGGCCAAGGTTGCGTTGCAGTGCGGGACTCTAGGCCCGCACGAGCGCCGCAAACGCCTCCTGCAACCGCTTGGTGTCGGTGCCCGGCCAGGTCGTGCCAATCTGGCGGTTGTCGACCGTGCGAATCGCGACCAGTTCACTCGCGGTTCCGGTGAAGAAGGCCTCATCGGCGGTGTAGATGTCGTACCGATTGAGCATCGTCTCCTGCACCGGCATCGCCATCGCGTGGGCCAACTCGAGCACCGCGTCGCGCGTCACGCCCTGCAGGATGCCGGCCCAGGCTGGCGTCGTCTTGAGCACACCCTTCTTGATGATGAAGAGATTCTGCCCCGACCCTTCGGCGACGGTGCCGCCCGCCTCGAGCATGATCACTTCATCGGCGCCGGCGTTGATCCCCTCGAGCTTCGCCATAATGTGCGCGAGATAGTTGAGCGACTTGACGCGCGGCGAGAGCGCCTCGCGATTGGGAATCGGCGTCCCGGCGGTGACCACCGTGAGGCCGCGCGACACCACGTCCGACTTGAAGAGCTTGATCGTGTCAA
The DNA window shown above is from Gemmatimonadota bacterium and carries:
- the ilvE gene encoding branched-chain-amino-acid transaminase → MATTIWIDGQYYDRDTAKVSVFDHGLLYGDGVFEGIRAYDGKIFRLREHLERLYDSAKSIALTIPMTIDEMTAMTEEALRRSEIGNAYLRHIVTRGVGDLGLDPRNCPKPTVVLIVDTIKLFKSDVVSRGLTVVTAGTPIPNREALSPRVKSLNYLAHIMAKLEGINAGADEVIMLEAGGTVAEGSGQNLFIIKKGVLKTTPAWAGILQGVTRDAVLELAHAMAMPVQETMLNRYDIYTADEAFFTGTASELVAIRTVDNRQIGTTWPGTDTKRLQEAFAALVRA